The Desulfovibrio piger DNA segment GGCCATGGTGCGCGGCGTCAGCCGTCTGACCGGCGCCCCGGTCATGGCCTCGGACCTGCGCGCCAGCGCCTCGCTGGTGCTGGCCGGCCTGGCCGCCCGCGGCACGACCCATGTCCAGCGTATCTACCATCTGGACCGCGGCTATGAACGCATCGAGAACAAACTCAACGCCGTGGGTGCCCGCATCCGGCGTGAAAAGGAATAGCGCTCCGGCGCAAGGAGGATACATGCGTTACATCGTCCCCCTGCTGCTTCTCTGCTGCCTTATGCTCAGCAGCGGTTGTGCCTCGCTCTACGGCGTGTACGACGACCAGCGCCTGAGCGGCACCATCAGCGATGACAAGGAAATTTCCCTGGGCATCAAGTCCGACCTCATGGACGCCAATCTTTCCCAGGGCTGGGGCATCAAGGTCTACTGCTATTACGGCCATGTCTTCCTGGTGGGCGAAGCTCCCGAAAAGATGCGCTCCCAGGCCATCCGCATTGCGCGCCGCCACAAGGGCGTGCGCTCCGTCACCTCGCACTGGTTCACGCCGGCCAAGAGCGACACCGGCGACTTTGTCCTGGCCACCAAGCTGCGCACGGAACTCATCGGCACCTCGGGCCTGAGCTCCACCCGCATCGATACGGAAGTCAACGCCGGACGCGTGGTGCTGCTGGGCGTGGTCAAGGATGAGGCCGAGCGCAAGCTGGCCATCCGTGCTGCGCGCCAGGTGGAAGGCGTCAAGCAGGTCATCAGCTATCTGATGCTGCCCCAGAAGCAGGCCGACATGCCCGTGCCCAAGGGCCAGGTGGTGCCCGGCGCGGGCCAGGGCACACAACCGGCCGCCACGCCCGCCGCGGCTCCGTCCACGGAACCGGCCGCCCAGCCCGCGGCCCAGAACGTGCCCACCATGCCCCCGGCCAACTCCTCGCACAAGCTGACCCCGCCCACGGCACCGCCTCCGCCGCCGGTGGGCGACGAGGCCGCCGGGGCCGTCTAACCCAAACTCCCCAGGATCTTCGGGGCCACGCCCCGTCATGAACGATCTTCCTTCATACGAAGGGCCCGCTCCAGTGATGGAACGGGCCCTTTCCTTTTTTAATGTGCACGGCACGGGACGGCCGCTGCCGACAAAACGTCCCGCCCTAGAATTCGATGCCCGGCGCGGCCTTGATGCCCGCCCGCCAGGGATGTTTGATCTCGCCCATCTCCGTGACAAGATCGGCGGCTTCCACCAGCCAGTCCGGCGCGTCCCGGCCGGAAAGCACCAGATGGCACCGGGCACGGCGCGCCGCGTCCATGAGCCCTTCCACTTCGCTCCGTTCCAGGATGCCCGCTTTCAGAGCGTAGAGCGTCTCATCCAGCACCAGCAGATCCAGGCGTTCCAGACGCTGCCGGGCCCAGTCCAGTGTGGCCAGGGCCGCTTCCCTGTGGGCGGGGCGGTCTTCCTCGCGCCGCAAAAAGCCCTTGCCGCCGGCCAGAAAATCATCTCCCAGCAGGCGCGCGAGAACGGTCTGTTCCCCGGCACAGCCCGGCTGCTTCATGAACTGGCCGAAACCCACGGCAAAATCCCGGCCCAGGGCCCGCATGGCCTGCCCGATGCAGGCGCTGGTCTTGCCCTTTCCGTTGCCCGTATAGACGATGATCATAATTCCCATACTCCCGGCAGCTTGCTGCCGCATCGCGGACAGACGCCTGTGTCCGTCCTCATGATAACCTGCCATCCCTGCCGCTCCAGGCAGGGGGCGCCACACTGCGGGCAGAGCGTGTCGCCGCCGCCCGCGCAAAAGACATTGCCCGTATACACGAAGCGCAGTCCCTCTTCCAGACCGATGTCCCGGCAGCGCCGCAAGGTCTCCGCTCTTGTGGCCGGATGATCCGTCATGCGGTAGGCGGGATGGAAAGCCGTCACATGCCAGGGCGTGTCCGCGCCCAGCTCGTCGCGGATGAAGCGTGCCAGCGCCCGCAGCTCCGCCTCCCCGTCATTGAGACCTTCCAGGATGAGGGTCGTCACCTCCAGCCACCAGCCCAGCGCGCGCATCCGCACCAGATTGTCCAGCACGGGCCGCAGGCGGGCACCGCAATAGTGATGATAGAAGTCCTCGCTGAAGGCCTTCAGGTCGATATTGGCCGCCCGCACCAGGGGCCCCAGCAGCTCCAGACAGCCGGGGCTCATGAACCCGTTGCTCACCAGGAGGGACGGCAGGCCCCGCTCCCGTCCCAGCGCGGCCGTGGCCGCCAGCAGTTCCACGAAGACCGTGGGCTCGTTGTAGGTGAAGGCCAGGCTGCGGCAGGCAGTGCGCAGGGCCGCCTCCACCAACATCTCCGGCGTGGCTTCGTGCCCGCGGATGCGCTCCTGCTCCAGCGGGTCACGGGAAATATGATGGTTCTGGCAGAAGCGGCAGGAAAAATTGCATCCGGCACTGCCCACGGAAAAGGTCCGGCTGCCGGGCAGGAAATGATACAGGGGCTTCTTTTCCACCGGGTCGGCCTGTACGCCCGTCACCAGCCCGTCCACCAGCGAGAGCGGATGCCCCTCGTGGTTGCAGCGCACACCGCAGCGTCCCCGCTGCCCCGGCGAGAGCACGCAGGCATGGGCGCAGAGCCCGCAGCGCAGCCTGCCATCCGTCAGCCGTGTCCACAACATGCTTTCCATAACTGTCCTCCCTGACGGCCTGTGCCGGTCTGACGGCCGGTGGCACTGTCCCTCTCGGCCCGTCCGCATCACCTGCACCGGACCGTCATCCTCCATGTACGGGCCCGGCCCTGCCGCCCGAAGAAAACAGGAAGCCCGCCACTCCGGTATATCAGGGGAAAATCTCGGCTGCCACGA contains these protein-coding regions:
- the amrS gene encoding AmmeMemoRadiSam system radical SAM enzyme codes for the protein MESMLWTRLTDGRLRCGLCAHACVLSPGQRGRCGVRCNHEGHPLSLVDGLVTGVQADPVEKKPLYHFLPGSRTFSVGSAGCNFSCRFCQNHHISRDPLEQERIRGHEATPEMLVEAALRTACRSLAFTYNEPTVFVELLAATAALGRERGLPSLLVSNGFMSPGCLELLGPLVRAANIDLKAFSEDFYHHYCGARLRPVLDNLVRMRALGWWLEVTTLILEGLNDGEAELRALARFIRDELGADTPWHVTAFHPAYRMTDHPATRAETLRRCRDIGLEEGLRFVYTGNVFCAGGGDTLCPQCGAPCLERQGWQVIMRTDTGVCPRCGSKLPGVWEL
- a CDS encoding BON domain-containing protein, with amino-acid sequence MRYIVPLLLLCCLMLSSGCASLYGVYDDQRLSGTISDDKEISLGIKSDLMDANLSQGWGIKVYCYYGHVFLVGEAPEKMRSQAIRIARRHKGVRSVTSHWFTPAKSDTGDFVLATKLRTELIGTSGLSSTRIDTEVNAGRVVLLGVVKDEAERKLAIRAARQVEGVKQVISYLMLPQKQADMPVPKGQVVPGAGQGTQPAATPAAAPSTEPAAQPAAQNVPTMPPANSSHKLTPPTAPPPPPVGDEAAGAV
- a CDS encoding cob(I)yrinic acid a,c-diamide adenosyltransferase, translated to MIIVYTGNGKGKTSACIGQAMRALGRDFAVGFGQFMKQPGCAGEQTVLARLLGDDFLAGGKGFLRREEDRPAHREAALATLDWARQRLERLDLLVLDETLYALKAGILERSEVEGLMDAARRARCHLVLSGRDAPDWLVEAADLVTEMGEIKHPWRAGIKAAPGIEF